TCGGCCAGGTCTTCGTAGATGTCATCCACGTTGACCACCGGCGCGCCGCAGGCGCGGACCTGGTCGATCTGCTGACGGCTGCTGAGCCGCGCGATGATCCCGTGCCCCGACCACCCGTCTGGCAACGCCGAGCGGTGCTCGTGGTCGCGGGGATCCAGCAGCAGGTGCCAGCCGCCGTGGCGCTCGGCGTAGTCGGCAATGCCGCGGATCACGCTGCAACCAGAGGAGGTGTCGGTCTCAATGAGCACCGCCACCCGCTTCATGTTGCGGAACATGGTCGGGGTGTGCGACGGTTCGCCGTTGGTTTCAGACGGGTTGCGGGGCTTGGCGGAATCCATAAGGCATAACGTCCGCTACGGTTACGAGTTGTCGTCACAAGCTAGCGACAGCTATTCCAATCGTACCCGCGGCAGCCATTCATGCGCTAATCGAGGTTCAATTTCTCCGACAGATCGGTTTCGGGTTTCTGCAAGAAGGCGCCATTTTGCGCTGTGGCGCAAGCTTTTCGGCCTCGTGAGCGCACATGAGCGGTCAGCCTAGCCCAGCAGGCCGTGCGCCGCGGCGAGGCAACCGACGGCAGGATCGCGCACCACCACCACCTCGGCAGGGCCCGACTGTCGGTCGCTCAGCGACTCGATGAGCGTTGCCCGGAATTCGGCGCTGCCGACCAGGATCCCGCCCCCGACGCTGAGCGAGTACCGCCCGGCCCCTAACCCCGCGGCGGTGACCGCCTGGTGCACCACCCCGGCCAGCCGAACAGCTTCGGCCTGCAGCAGCGCCGCGGCCTGTTGGTCGGTGCGCGCGAGCTCCACAATCCGCCGCGCCACGCCCGCGATGCGGCCGCGCTGGTCGTCCGACTTGTAGACCGCCGCGAGCAGGCCCGCCCTGTCGGACGCCTGCAGCGCCGCGAGGCAGGCCTGCGCCATGGGCGACAGGGATCTGCCGAGCTCCAGCTCCGCCAGGGCGGCGCGCAGCGCCTCGCGGCCGATGGCGTAGCCGCTCCCCTCGTCGCCCAGCAAGTACCCCCAGCCGCCGACCCGCACAACGTCGGTGCCCGCGCCGCGGGCGAAGGCAACCGACCCGGTGCCCGCAATGACGCCCACCACCGGCGGCGCGGCCAGCGAGAAGAAGGGCTCGTAGTCCGGCACCACCCGGCAGGTCGCTGCAACGTTGGCCGCGTCGAGCGCCTGCTGCAGGGCGCGCCGCAGGGTGTCGTTGGCCGCGCCGGCGGCGGCCACCACCGCCATCGCAGGCTCTGGCTGCTGGGCGCCCGCGGCAGACAGCGCGGCTCGGATAGCCGACACGATCGAGTCGGCCGCGCGATCCAGCCCGTGGCTCATTGGGTTGCCCGGCCCGGCCTCGCCAACGCCGTGCATACAGAACCGTCCCCCGGGACCCGCCGTGGCGGCCAGGGCGCGCGACTTGGTCCCGCCCGCATCGACTCCCAGCAGCAATGGCGAGCGTTCGGTCACAGTGTCGGTCCGGAGGCGTGCAGGGGAGGGTGGTTGTCCGCCCCGGAAAGGGCGGTCGCAACGGGTCCGTTGAGGTGCGCAAATGGGTTAGAATGATGCGCTGCAATCCGTCAACGATGTGTTCAAAATAGCACGATTGGACCTCGGGGTAAGGCGGGGGCCCTTTGCGTTTGGCGCTGCCAAGACGAGGCCACCCCGATCCCCCCAGCCTCGAACGCCGGCCCTCTCCCGCCGCCGCCGCTTGCCTCACACCACGATCCCGCTGCTCGACTGGCTGATTATCGTCTGCTACCTGGCTGGCAGCACGGCCATTGGTCTGTTCGCTTCCAAGGCGCCCAAGTCGGCCGAGGGATACCTGGTGGGCGGGCGTCACCTCAGCTGGTGGATGCTGCTGCTGTCGATCGTCGCCACCGAGACCAGCACGGTCACCTTCCTGAGCCTGCCCGCCAAGTCGTTCCTCGACGGGGGCAACCTGACCTTCCTGCAGCTCACCTTCGGTTACATCACGGGGCGGCTGCTGCTGACCTGGCTGGTGCTGCCGATCTTCTTCTCCGGCTCGTACCTCACGGCGTACGAGGTGCTGCAGAACACGTTCGGCAAGAACGTCCGCAGCTTCGTGTCGTTGCTGTTCCTGGTGATGCGGAACTCGGCCGACGGTCTGAGGCTGCTGCTGACCGGGCTGCTGATCGGCGAGGCGACCGGTTTCGACTTCAACGTGTGCGTGCTCGTGCTGGCGGTCTGCACCGCGATCTACGCCGGCGTGGGCGGGGTGGCGTCGGTGGTGATCAACGACTGCCTGCAGTTCGCGATGTACATGATCGGCGCGGCGGTCGTGATGACCATGCTGCTGACCGACGCGCCGGGCGGCTCGGGCGAGGTGTGGCGTTTCGCGGGCGAGACCGGCCGGCTTCGTCTGTTTGATTTTGACCCGTCGATCTTCACGTCATCCATCACCTTCTGGTCGGGGCTGATCGGCGGGGCGACCCTGACGATGGCGTCGCACGGCGCGGACCACATGATGGTGCAGCGGTACCTGTGCGCGCGGTCGCAGCGTCAGGCCGGGTGGGCGGTGGGCCTGAGCGGCCCGGTGGTCGCGTTGCAGTTCACGCTGTTCTTGATGATCGGCATCGGGCTGGCCTACTGGCAATCGGCCGGCGCCCTGGGGTACGACGTCACCCGCGGCGACCAGGCGTTGATCGGGTTCGTGGTGCACAAGCTGGGCGTCGGGCTGCGGGGCCTGGTGATTGCGGCCGTGCTGGCGGCTTCGATGTCGACGCTCTCCAGCTCGCTGAACGCGTCGGCCGGCGTGCTGGTCAGCGACCTCGGCAAGCGGTTCCTGCCCGACATGACCGACCGCGGGATGCTCTTCGGCGCGAAGGTCGCGACCTTCGTGTTCGCCGCCGTGCAGGCCGGTGTGGCCATTGGCGCCTACTACAGCCTGGCCCCCGACAGCGCCGTGATCGATGCGGTGCTGGGCATCGCCGGGTTCTCCACCGGGATCGTACTAGGCGTCTTCCTGCTGGGCGCGGTGCTCGGCCGGGCCAGCGAGGCCGCCGGCATGATTGGCATCACCCTCGGCCTGGCGTGCTGTTGCTACGCAAAGTTTGGGATCAACGTCAGCTGGCCCTGGTTTTCGTTGATCGGCGCCTCGGTCACATTTGTTGTCGGGTACTTGGTCGCCCAGGCGACCCCACCAGAGCCGGAACCATCATGAGCAAGACAAGACAGACCTTCTGGCCACTGCTTGCGGCCGCCGCCCTGCTCGCCCCAAGCGAAGCCGTCGCGGCGCCAGAAGAGCGCACGGTCGCTGTTGCCACCGTCAACCCGCTGGCCACCGACGCGGCGCTGGAGATCTACCGCCAGGGCGGCAACGCGGTGGACGCCGCCATCACCGCCGCGCTGACGCTGGGTGTGGTCGACGGCCACAACTCGGGTATCGGCGGCGGCTGCCTGATCCTGGTGCGGACCCCAGAGGGCGAGTTCCTGGCGATCGACGGACGCGAGACCGCGCCCGCGGCCGCCAACCGCGACATGTACCTGCGGGACGGCCAGGCGCGTCCCGACCTCAGTCAAACCGGCCCGCTGGCCTCCGGCACGCCGGGCGCCGTGGCCGCCTATGCGCTGCTTTCAGAGAAGCTCGGCGCGTTGCCGTTCGCCGACCTGCTGGCGCCGGGCGCGCAGCTCGCCGAAGACGGGTTTGTCGTGTCGCGCAGCCTGGCGTCGGCGCTACGCAGCAAGGCGCGAACGCTCCGCCGCTTCCCGGCCTCGGCCAGGGAATTGCTGGGCGACGACGGCCATGCCCCCGCCGCGGGCGACACCGTGACCCGCCCCGACCTGGGCCGCACCTACCGCAAGATCGCCTCCGAAGGGCCTGACTGGTTCTACCGCGGCGGGTTCGCCCAGGCGACTGACAAGTGGATGCGCGAGAACGGCGGCATCATGACCGCGAGCGACCTGGCCGGCTACGAAGCCAAGCTCCGCAACCCGATCCGCAGCGAGTACCGCGGCCGCGAGATCGTGGGTTTTCCGCCGCCGAGCTCCGGCGGGGTGCACGTGGCGCAGATGCTGAACATGCTCGAGGGCTATGAACTCGACCAGCTGTTCGCAGAGGACCCCGCCCAGGCGAAGCACCTGGTCGCCGAGGTGATGAAGCTGGCGTTCGCCGACCGCGCGTACTGGCTAGGCGACTCCGACTTTGTCGACGTGCCCCGCCGGCTGGCGTCGAAGGAGTACGCCCGGCAGCTAGCGGCCAAGATCTCGCTCGACCACGCGACCGATGTCCCGGCCCACGGCGAGCCGGCCCAGTGGCGGCAGGACCTGTTCGGGCGGCACACCACGCACATCGCCGCCGCCGACTCCGACGGCTACTGGGTTGCGATCACTGCAACCGTGAACACGTCATTCGGATCGAAGGTAGTGATCCCCGGCACGGGCGTGGTGATGAACAACGAGATGGACGACTTCGCCATCCACCCGGGCACGCCCAACGCCTTTGGCCTGGTCGGCGCCGAGAACAACTCGGTAGCCGCCGGCAAGCGTCCGCTCTCTTCGATGAGCCCCACCATCGTGCTGGACGAGCGCGGCGAGCCGCTGCTGACAGTCGGCGCCGCCGGCGGGCCGAAGATCATCACCCAGGTGCTGTGGGCGATTGTGAACACGGTCGACCGAGGCATGTCGCCCAACAAGGCAATCGCCGCCCCCCGCGTGCACCACCAGTGGCGGCCTGACGTTGTGAGCTACGAGACTGCCACGCCCGACGAAGAGGTTGCAAGACTCAAAGCGTTCGGACACCGGGTGGCGCCGCTCGGATCAGGCGGCCGCGCCCAGCTTATCGCCCGGGACCCGGAGAACGGGTTCGTGGCGGTCTACGACCCCCGCATCAAGGGCAAGGCGACCGTCGAGAACCTGCCCGCGACCCCGGCAGAGGCCACTCCCCTAGAACCCGCCGCAGCGAACTAGCGATGAAGATGCATCAACTCCGTACAATCCTGTTGGTCACCGCTGTGCTGGCCGCGTCCGTATGCCCCGCGCAGGATGACGAGCCCGTCGTTTCGCTGGGTCCGGTCGCGGTCGGCGGCCGCCCCACCGGCGCGTTGTCCGGGAAGATTGTGTACGTGCACGGCGGGCACGGCTACACCGCCAACAACGACCGCGACGGGTCGTGGACCACGCAGCGGCCGCTGCTGCTGGGCATGGTCGAGGACCTTGGCAACAAGGATCAGATGGACTTCTTCGTCGACCACATCTTCCGCGCCGGCGCGACCGTGGTTCCCTTGCGACCGGTCGGCGACCAGCCACTGGAGGTCGTGATGGACAACACCGACCCCGGCGTCACCTTCAAGGGCGACTGGCGGACCGGGCTCGGGGGGGTCTACTTCGGCCAGGCGGACGCCGAGCCCTACCGCTTCGCCCACACCACCGCCGCCGAAACCGCCACGGCCGAGTACCGCCCCAACCTGCCCAAGGCCGGCGTGTGGCCGGTCTACGCGTGGGCGACCGCCGGCGGGAACCGGGCCGCCGACCAGACCTACGCGGTGCACCACGCCGGCGGGGTCTCCGAGGTGAGCGTCGACCACCGGCGGGTGGGGCACGGTCTGGTTTACCTGGGGTCCTACTACTTCAACGCCGGGACGGACGGCGCCGTGGTGATCGGCAACGCGTCGCGTGAGCCGGGGTCGGTGGTCATCGCGGACATGATCCGGTTCGGCAACGGGCGTGGCGACACCGATCGCGGCGGCGGCGTTTCGGGTCAGGACCGCGAGACCGAGTCGGGCCTGTACTGGATCGCCTGGCACGTGGCGCGCTCGCAGGGGATCGAGACCGACAGCTACCGCCAGATCCGCGCCGACCAGTCGGCCACCGTGTCGGCGCCGCCGCGGTACTCGAAGTTCATGAACAACGAGGCGGAGGGGCCGGCCGAGGACCGGGTGTTCGTGAGCTTCCACT
This genomic interval from Posidoniimonas corsicana contains the following:
- a CDS encoding BadF/BadG/BcrA/BcrD ATPase family protein produces the protein MTERSPLLLGVDAGGTKSRALAATAGPGGRFCMHGVGEAGPGNPMSHGLDRAADSIVSAIRAALSAAGAQQPEPAMAVVAAAGAANDTLRRALQQALDAANVAATCRVVPDYEPFFSLAAPPVVGVIAGTGSVAFARGAGTDVVRVGGWGYLLGDEGSGYAIGREALRAALAELELGRSLSPMAQACLAALQASDRAGLLAAVYKSDDQRGRIAGVARRIVELARTDQQAAALLQAEAVRLAGVVHQAVTAAGLGAGRYSLSVGGGILVGSAEFRATLIESLSDRQSGPAEVVVVRDPAVGCLAAAHGLLG
- a CDS encoding sodium:solute symporter family transporter — its product is MPHTTIPLLDWLIIVCYLAGSTAIGLFASKAPKSAEGYLVGGRHLSWWMLLLSIVATETSTVTFLSLPAKSFLDGGNLTFLQLTFGYITGRLLLTWLVLPIFFSGSYLTAYEVLQNTFGKNVRSFVSLLFLVMRNSADGLRLLLTGLLIGEATGFDFNVCVLVLAVCTAIYAGVGGVASVVINDCLQFAMYMIGAAVVMTMLLTDAPGGSGEVWRFAGETGRLRLFDFDPSIFTSSITFWSGLIGGATLTMASHGADHMMVQRYLCARSQRQAGWAVGLSGPVVALQFTLFLMIGIGLAYWQSAGALGYDVTRGDQALIGFVVHKLGVGLRGLVIAAVLAASMSTLSSSLNASAGVLVSDLGKRFLPDMTDRGMLFGAKVATFVFAAVQAGVAIGAYYSLAPDSAVIDAVLGIAGFSTGIVLGVFLLGAVLGRASEAAGMIGITLGLACCCYAKFGINVSWPWFSLIGASVTFVVGYLVAQATPPEPEPS
- the ggt gene encoding gamma-glutamyltransferase, encoding MSKTRQTFWPLLAAAALLAPSEAVAAPEERTVAVATVNPLATDAALEIYRQGGNAVDAAITAALTLGVVDGHNSGIGGGCLILVRTPEGEFLAIDGRETAPAAANRDMYLRDGQARPDLSQTGPLASGTPGAVAAYALLSEKLGALPFADLLAPGAQLAEDGFVVSRSLASALRSKARTLRRFPASARELLGDDGHAPAAGDTVTRPDLGRTYRKIASEGPDWFYRGGFAQATDKWMRENGGIMTASDLAGYEAKLRNPIRSEYRGREIVGFPPPSSGGVHVAQMLNMLEGYELDQLFAEDPAQAKHLVAEVMKLAFADRAYWLGDSDFVDVPRRLASKEYARQLAAKISLDHATDVPAHGEPAQWRQDLFGRHTTHIAAADSDGYWVAITATVNTSFGSKVVIPGTGVVMNNEMDDFAIHPGTPNAFGLVGAENNSVAAGKRPLSSMSPTIVLDERGEPLLTVGAAGGPKIITQVLWAIVNTVDRGMSPNKAIAAPRVHHQWRPDVVSYETATPDEEVARLKAFGHRVAPLGSGGRAQLIARDPENGFVAVYDPRIKGKATVENLPATPAEATPLEPAAAN